DNA from Limnohabitans sp.:
GTGGCATTGAGCCAGGGCTTTTGAGCCTGGTTGGACAGGGTGCGCAGGCGTTTGGGCAGGTCGTGCGCTTCAGGCCTTGGAATGATGGGGTACCAAACCAAGTATGTGCCGGTCGAAAAGCGCTTGAGGTATTCCTGAATGACGCCGGCGACCTTGCTGTAATCCGATTTGATCTCGTAGCTGGGGTCGATCAGCACCATGGCCCGCTTGGAGCCAGTGGCCGATGGCGGGGGCGGAAGGATCTTTTTGAGCGCCTCAAAGCCGTCTTCGCGGCTGACGGTGATGGTGCGACCGGCTTCCAGTTGCGCCACGTTGGAGGTCAGAGATTTGCTGTCGGTGGGGTGCAGCTCAAACAGACGCAGGCGGTCGCGTGACGCGTGGCGCATGAGTTTGTGCATCAAAAATGGCGAGCCGGGGTAAATCTTGGCTTGCCCGTTCGGGTTGAAGCTGGCAATTTGCTCGAGGTAGTCTTGGACGGGGTCAGGCAGAGTGTCGAGCTTTTCGGCGGCGGCCAGAAGTTTGAACAAGCCGTCTTCAGCCTCTCCTCCCTTTTGCGAGTAATCGCCGTCCAAACGGTACAAGCCCGCCCCAGCATGGGTGTCAATCAGGGTGATGCCAGCCTCTTTTTGCATGAGGTGGCGCATGGTGGCGAGCAATGTGATGTGTTTGAGCACATCGGCATGGTTGCCCGCGTGAAAAGCGTGTCGGTAACTGAACATGGCTTGATGGTAACCAATAACTTCTGCAAGTCCTTGATTTTTCGTATAATGGCGGGCTTCGCAGCGATTTTGTGGCCCCGCGGCGAAGATGCCTGATCCTGAAAAGGTTCAAGCAATCTCCCACCTAAGAGGCTCCCAAAAGAGGAGCACCGACCGTGGAAAAGGGCCCGACAAACCTTTCTTCAAAGAGAAAACTCATGACAACAACTTTCAGCGCCAAACCCGCTGAGGTCGTGCACGAGTGGTTTGTGATTGACGCGACCGACAAGGTCCTCGGACGAGTAGCCAGCGAAGTTGCTCTCCGTTTGCGCGGCAAACACAAGGCCATTTACACGCCTCACGTCGACACCGGTGACTTCATCGTCATCATCAATGCTGCCCAGCTCAAAGTGACGGGCGCCAAGACGACCGACAAGATTTATTACCGCCATTCCGGCTACCCAGGCGGCATCACTGCCACCAACTTCCGCGACATGCAAGCCAAGCACCCTGGCCGCGCACTCGAGAAGGCTGTCAAGGGCATGCTGCCCAAGGGCCCACTCGGTTACGCCATGATCAAAAAACTCAAGGTGTACGGTGGCGCTGAGCACCCACACACCGCCCAACAGCCTAAAGTGCTGGACATCTAAGGAGCCTTGAGATGATTGGTGAATGGAACAATGGCACAGGCCGTCGCAAATCCAGCGTCGCCCGCGTGTTTCTGAAAAAAGGCACTGGCAAGATCACGGTCAATGGCAAGGACATCCAAGCCTACTTTGGTCGCGAGACTTCGATCATGATCGCCAAGCAACCCCTCATGTTGACCAACCATGCCGAAACTTTCGACATCATGATCAACGTGCACGGCGGTGGCGAATCCGGTCAAGCCGGCGCATCGCGCCACGGCATCACCCGCGCCCTGATTGACTACGATGCTTCGCTCAAGCCTATGCTGAGCCAAGCTGGTTTCGTCACTCGCGATGCTCGTGAAGTCGAACGTAAAAAGGTCGGCTTGCACTCCGCTCGCCGCCGCAAGCAGTTCTCCAAGCGTTAATCCGCTTTTTCTGCTTCATCAAAAAGCCGCACCGGTTCGCCGTGGCGGCTTTTTGTTTGGGCGCTTGTTGGGCGAAAAGCCCATGAGGCCAGTAGCGTTACTGCTTGGCACAGTCGGTAATTCCCGATCAGCGCGCTATACTATTCTGCACTGAACCGGAGAAACACCATGAGCGCTGTTGCTGAAAATATCCAAACTGTCATGCCCGATCCGATTGTCTTTACCGACAGTGCGGCCGCCAAAGTGGCCGATCTGATCGCAGAAGAAGGCAACCCAGATTTGAAGTTGCGCGTGTTTGTGCAAGGTGGTGGTTGCTCGGGTTTTTCGTATGGTTTCACTTTCGATGAAATCACCAACGAAGACGATACCACCATGAGCAAAAACGGGGTGTCCCTGCTGATCGATGCCATGAGCTACCAGTATCTGACGGGTGCCGAGATCGATTACAAAGAAGACCTGCAAGGTGCACAGTTTGTGATCAAGAACCCGAACGCCACGTCGACTTGCGGCTGCGGTTCATCTTTTTCGACCTGAATTTTTCATCGGCGAGCTGGACTCGCCGGGCATCAGCGGGGGTAAATCGCCCCCAAAATACGGGCGCCTCGGGCGCCCGTGACGCTGGGAAGGCTGGAGGTTTCACGCCGCATGGTTTTGTAGGCCAACCATGCAAAAGCCGCCGCTTCGACTTGCAGGGGTGGCAATCCCCGTGCATCGCTGCTGAGCACATTCAAGCGGGGCAGGTGCAATGCCAGTCGTGTCATCAAGTGGCCATTCAAGGCACCGCCGCCACACACCACCAGCTCGCAGGCCTTGGCTGCATGTTGCAGCACATCTTTGGCGCAGGCCAGCGCGGTGAATTCGGTCAGTGTGGCCTGAATGTCCTGTGGGGCCAGGTCTGCATGCTGGGCAAGTTTGTGTTGCAGCCAAGCCGGATTGAACAGGTCGCGCCCAGTGCTTTTTGGGGGCGTTTGGTGCAAAAAGTCTTCGGCCATCAGCGTCTGCAACAAGGCGGGCTGAATGCGGCCTTGTGCAGCCCAGGCTCCATCGTGGTCAAAGGGCTGGTCCATGTGGGTGTGGCACCAAAAATCCATCAGGGCGTTGCCGGGCCCACAGTCCCAGCCGCGCACGCTTGAGTCTTCGCCCAGTACGCTCAGGTTGGAAATGCCACCTATGTTGAGTACAGCCACACAAGCCGAGTTTTGCGCGAACACGCCCTGATGAAAAGCGGGGACCAGCGGCGCGCCCTGGCCACCTGCGGCCAGGTCACGGTTGCGAAAGTCAGCGACTACGTCGATGCCGGTCAGCTCGGCCAGCAAGGAGGGGTTGATCAGTTGCAGTGTGTAGCCGTTGGCAGGTTGTTGGGTCGCAGCGTCGCCATCAAAAGCCAGGGGGCGGTGGCGAACGGTTTGGCCATGTGCGCCTATGGCAACCAGTTGTGCAGGGGACAAGCCGGTCGTTTGCAGCAATTGATGAACCACCTGCGCATAATGGCGCGAAATGGCGTTGCCCGCCAAAGCGCTGCGGTGCAGTTCATCCGGTCCAGGTTCGTTGAGTCGCAGCAATTCGCTGCGGAATGGCGCTGAGAAAGCCTCAAATTCATGGGCGATCACAATCAGACGGCCGCCACTTTCCACTTGCGCGAGGACGCCATCCACGCCATCCAGCGAGGTTCCCGACATCAGGCCGATGAAGAACGAGGAAGCCATCAAAAGGACAAAAGGCGGGTAGAAAAAAGGTTGGGCATCAAAAAAGGGCCTTGCGGCCCTTTGTCGTCACTGGATATTGCTTTCTCGCATTTGCGCTGCAGCCAAGAGCTGAGCCTTGGCCTGAGCTACGTGGGCGTTGAACCGGGGCATGGCAGCTGGCGCGACAGGCAGCGCTTGCGCTTGCTGAATGACTTTTTGTGGGTCTACATGAACACCGTTGACTCGGAATTCGAAATGCAGATGGGGTCCAGTGGACCAGCCTGTGGAGCCGACAGCGCCAATGGTTTGGCCTTTTTGCACAGATTGACCCTTTCGCACATGGATCTTGCTCAAGTGCGCGTACAAGGTGGTGTGACCAGTGCCGTGGCGGATCTCAACCACATTGCCATACCCGCCCTGCATGCCCGCGAAAATCACGACACCATCTCCCACGGATTGGGCAGGCGTTCCGGTGGGGGCTGCATAGTCAACGCCCCGGTGGGCCTGTAGGGTTTTGAAGATTGGGTGCAAACGCATGGTGAAACCACTGGTTCGGCGAGAGAAGGGGACAGGCGATGCCAAATAGGCGCGGCTCAGGCTTTTCCCCTGAAGGCTGTAGTAACTGCCTTTTTGACCGGGTTCCTGGAACCATATGGCTTCATAGGTGTTGTTGCCATTGTTGAACTCCGCGGTCAGCACGCGTCCGGTGCGGACCGGTTCACCATCGGCTTCCAGGACCTCATAAACCACCGAAAAACGGGCACCTCTTTTCAAGGTCCGATGAAAGTCGATTTGGTTGGAGAAAATCTGGGTGAGCTGGTTGATCACGGCGTCGGGCAAACGGGCTTCGTCGGCCGCATCGTAGAGAGAGCGGGTCACTGTACCGCTGGTCATGCGGATACTGGTGTTCATGGGAGAGGTTTCAAGCGCCGCTTGCAGTCCCTTGTCGCCACGTTGAATCACCAAGCGCTGAAAAAAGGTGTCCGTTTCTTTGTTGAGCCAACGAACATTCAGGGTCAGCAGGCGTTGCTGGTTGTCCACTTCGGCCGTGACGGCTCGTCCGGCAGGACGCAGGGCCTGCTTGGCCAAGGGGTGGTTGCGCAAGAAAAGGGCAGACTCTGCGTCCACGATTCCCAATCGGCGAAGCAGACTTGCGGGGTTGTCAGACGAGCGGGTGGTATCGCTGCGCGTCAGGTTGATGCTGAACTGATCGAGCGTTTGGGCTTGCTCCTGGAGTTGGGCAATGGCCACAGGAACGGTGACCATGACCACGGGCGAGTCGGCGATATCAGGCCCCAGGTTGGCAATGGCAAATGCTCCGCCCCCGCCAGCCAGCAAAATCGAAGCCACGCTGGCGCT
Protein-coding regions in this window:
- a CDS encoding anhydro-N-acetylmuramic acid kinase, yielding MASSFFIGLMSGTSLDGVDGVLAQVESGGRLIVIAHEFEAFSAPFRSELLRLNEPGPDELHRSALAGNAISRHYAQVVHQLLQTTGLSPAQLVAIGAHGQTVRHRPLAFDGDAATQQPANGYTLQLINPSLLAELTGIDVVADFRNRDLAAGGQGAPLVPAFHQGVFAQNSACVAVLNIGGISNLSVLGEDSSVRGWDCGPGNALMDFWCHTHMDQPFDHDGAWAAQGRIQPALLQTLMAEDFLHQTPPKSTGRDLFNPAWLQHKLAQHADLAPQDIQATLTEFTALACAKDVLQHAAKACELVVCGGGALNGHLMTRLALHLPRLNVLSSDARGLPPLQVEAAAFAWLAYKTMRRETSSLPSVTGARGARILGAIYPR
- the rpsI gene encoding 30S ribosomal protein S9, producing MIGEWNNGTGRRKSSVARVFLKKGTGKITVNGKDIQAYFGRETSIMIAKQPLMLTNHAETFDIMINVHGGGESGQAGASRHGITRALIDYDASLKPMLSQAGFVTRDAREVERKKVGLHSARRRKQFSKR
- the rlmJ gene encoding 23S rRNA (adenine(2030)-N(6))-methyltransferase RlmJ — encoded protein: MFSYRHAFHAGNHADVLKHITLLATMRHLMQKEAGITLIDTHAGAGLYRLDGDYSQKGGEAEDGLFKLLAAAEKLDTLPDPVQDYLEQIASFNPNGQAKIYPGSPFLMHKLMRHASRDRLRLFELHPTDSKSLTSNVAQLEAGRTITVSREDGFEALKKILPPPPSATGSKRAMVLIDPSYEIKSDYSKVAGVIQEYLKRFSTGTYLVWYPIIPRPEAHDLPKRLRTLSNQAQKPWLNATLAIGRGPGDEGGLVASGMFVINPPFTLKDQIRKALDMVGPALARGSGKNWAVESS
- the rplM gene encoding 50S ribosomal protein L13 is translated as MTTTFSAKPAEVVHEWFVIDATDKVLGRVASEVALRLRGKHKAIYTPHVDTGDFIVIINAAQLKVTGAKTTDKIYYRHSGYPGGITATNFRDMQAKHPGRALEKAVKGMLPKGPLGYAMIKKLKVYGGAEHPHTAQQPKVLDI
- the erpA gene encoding iron-sulfur cluster insertion protein ErpA → MSAVAENIQTVMPDPIVFTDSAAAKVADLIAEEGNPDLKLRVFVQGGGCSGFSYGFTFDEITNEDDTTMSKNGVSLLIDAMSYQYLTGAEIDYKEDLQGAQFVIKNPNATSTCGCGSSFST
- a CDS encoding peptidoglycan DD-metalloendopeptidase family protein; this translates as MLTAPLQALIYKGMKTLEFMSFFAALLSRLASLLTRILFLCTSVLGALLAGVQRVLNWLDGQHPVLASSTKALTAWLARHPKTISASVASILLAGGGGAFAIANLGPDIADSPVVMVTVPVAIAQLQEQAQTLDQFSINLTRSDTTRSSDNPASLLRRLGIVDAESALFLRNHPLAKQALRPAGRAVTAEVDNQQRLLTLNVRWLNKETDTFFQRLVIQRGDKGLQAALETSPMNTSIRMTSGTVTRSLYDAADEARLPDAVINQLTQIFSNQIDFHRTLKRGARFSVVYEVLEADGEPVRTGRVLTAEFNNGNNTYEAIWFQEPGQKGSYYSLQGKSLSRAYLASPVPFSRRTSGFTMRLHPIFKTLQAHRGVDYAAPTGTPAQSVGDGVVIFAGMQGGYGNVVEIRHGTGHTTLYAHLSKIHVRKGQSVQKGQTIGAVGSTGWSTGPHLHFEFRVNGVHVDPQKVIQQAQALPVAPAAMPRFNAHVAQAKAQLLAAAQMRESNIQ